TAACCCCGGGTCTGCATTCGATACGGGCAGACTAGAGTGTGGTAGGGGAGATCGGAATTCCTGGTGTAGCGGTGAAATGCGCAGATATCAGGAGGAACACCGGTGGCGAAGGCGGATCTCTGGGCCATTACTGACGCTGAGGAGCGAAAGCGTGGGGAGCGAACAGGATTAGATACCCTGGTAGTCCACGCCGTAAACGGTGGGAACTAGGTGTTGGCGACATTCCACGTCGTCGGTGCCGCAGCTAACGCATTAAGTTCCCCGCCTGGGGAGTACGGCCGCAAGGCTAAAACTCAAAGGAATTGACGGGGGCCCGCACAAGCAGCGGAGCATGTGGCTTAATTCGACGCAACGCGAAGAACCTTACCAAGGCTTGACATACACCGGAAAGCATCAGAGATGGTGCCCCCCTTGTGGTCGGTGTACAGGTGGTGCATGGCTGTCGTCAGCTCGTGTCGTGAGATGTTGGGTTAAGTCCCGCAACGAGCGCAACCCTTGTTCTGTGTTGCCAGCATGCCCTTCGGGGTGATGGGGACTCACAGGAGACTGCCGGGGTCAACTCGGAGGAAGGTGGGGACGACGTCAAGTCATCATGCCCCTTATGTCTTGGGCTGCACACGTGCTACAATGGCCGGTACAATGAGCTGCGATGCCGTGAGGCGGAGCGAATCTCAAAAAGCCGGTCTCAGTTCGGATTGGGGTCTGCAACTCGACCCCATGAAGTCGGAGTTGCTAGTAATCGCAGATCAGCATTGCTGCGGTGAATACGTTCCCGGGCCTTGTACACACCGCCCGTCACGTCACGAAAGTCGGTAACACCCGAAGCCGGTGGCCCAACCCCTCACGGGGAGGGAGCTGTCGAAGGTGGGACTGGCGATTGGGACGAAGTCGTAACAAGGTAGCCGTACCGGAAGGTGCGGCTGGATCACCTCCTTTCTAAGGAGCATTTCTTACCGGGGCCTTTCGGGGTTCCGGTCAGAGGCCAGTACATCGGCGGATGTCCGATGCTGGTTGCTCATGGGTGGAACGTTGATTATTCGGCCGGTTTCACGGGTCGGAGGCTTGCAAGTACTGCTCTCGCAAGAGGGCGTGGAAAGCATGATCTCCGGGCGGGGACGGGTCGGGCGCGCTGTTGGGTGTCTGAGGGTACGGCCGGCTTGTCTGGTCGCCTTCAGTGCCGGCCCCAGTGAACTCGCCCGTTTGTGGGTGGGGTGGTGGGTGGTTGGTCGTTGTTTGAGAACTGCACAGTGGACGCGAGCATCTGTGGCCAAGTTTTTAAGGGCGCACGGTGGATGCCTTGGCACCAGGAACCGATGAAGGACGTGGGAGGCCACGATAGTCCCCGGGGAGTCGTCAACCAGGCTTTGATCCGGGGGTTTCCGAATGGGGAAACCCGGCAGTCGTCATGGGCTGTCACCCACATCTGAACACATAGGGTGTGTGGAGGGAACGCGGGGAAGTGAAACATCTCAGTACCCGCAGGAAGAGAAAACAACCGTGATTCCGGGAGTAGTGGCGAGCGAAACCGGATGAGGCCAAACCGTATGCGTGTGAGACCCGGCAGGGGTTGCGTATACGGGGTTGTGGGATCTCTCTTTCATGGTCTGCCGGCCGTGAGACGAGTCAGAAACCGTTGGTGTAGGCGAAGGACATGCGAAAGGTCCGGCGTAGAGGGTAAGACCCCCGTAGTCGAAACATCAACGGCTCGTTTGAGAGACACCCAAGTAGCACGGGGCCCGAGAAATCCCGTGTGAATCTGGCGGGACCACCCGTTAAGCCTAAATATTCCCTGGTGACCGATAGCGGATAGTACCGTGAGGGAATGGTGAAAAGTACCGCGGGAGCGGAGTGAAATAGTACCTGAAACCGTGTGCCTACAAGCCGTGGGAGCGTCGCTGTATGTGCTTGCACATACAGTCGTGACTGCGTGCCTTTTGAAGAATGAGCCTGCGAGTTTGCGGTGTGTTGCGAGGTTAACCCGTGTGGGGAAGCCGTAGCGAAAGCGAGTCCGAATAGGGCGTTTTAGTAGCGCGCTCAAGACCCGAAGCGGAGTGATCTAGCCATGGGCAGGTTGAAGCGGAGGTAAGACTTCGTGGAGGACCGAACCCACCAGGGTTGAAAACCTGGGGGATGACCTGTGGTTAGGGGTGAAAGGCCAATCAAACTCCGTGATAGCTGGTTCTCCCCGAAATGCATTTAGGTGCAGCGTCGTGTGTTTCTTGCCGGAGGTAGAGCACTGGATAGGCGATGGGCCCTACCGGGTTACTGACCTTAGCCAAACTCCGAATGCCGGTAAGTGAGAGCACGGCAGTGAGACTGTGGGGGATAAGCTCCATGGTCGAGAGGGAAACAGCCCAGAGCATCGACTAAGGCCCCTAAGCGTACGCTAAGTGGGAAAGGATGTGGAGTCGCACAGACAACCAGGAGGTTGGCTTAGAAGCAGCCACCCTTGAAAGAGTGCGTAATAGCTCACTGGTCTAGTGATTCCGCGCCGACAATGTAGCGGGGCTCAAGCGTACCGCCGAAGTCGTGTCATTCCAGCTATAGGGCCAACGCCTGCTGGGATGGGTAGGGGAGCGTCGTGTGCCGGGTGAAGCTGCAGCGGAAGCTAGTGGTGGACGGTTCACGAGTGAGAATGCAGGCATGAGTAGCGATACACACGTGGGAAACGTGTGCGCCGATTGACTAAGGGTTCCTGGGTCAAGCTGATCTGCCCAGGGTAAGTCGGGACCTAAGGCGAGGCCGACAGGCGTAGTCGATGGATAACCGGTTGATATTCCGGTACCCGCTGTGAAGCGTCAAACAGTGAACCAGGCGATGCTAAGTCCGTGAAGCCGCCCCGGAGCCTTCGGGCAAGGGGGAGTGGTGGAGCCGACGGACCAGACCTGTAGTAGGTGAGTGATGGGGTGACGCAGGAAGGTAGTCCATCCCGGGCGGTGGTTGTCCCGGGGTAAGGGTGTAGGCCGTGTGATAGGTAAATCCGTCGCACATTAAGGCTGAGACCTGATGCCGAGCCGATTGTGGTGAAGTGGATGATCCTATGCTGTCGAGAAAAGCCTCTAGCGAGTTTCATGGCGGCCCGTACCCTAAACCGACTCAGGTGGTCAGGTAGAGAATACCGAGGCGTTCGGGTGAACTATGGTTAAGGAACTCGGCAAAATGCCCCCGTAACTTCGGGAGAAGGGGGGCCATCACTGGTGAGGAGACGTGCTCTCCGAGCTGGGGGTGGCCGCAGAGACCAGCGAGAAGCGACTGTTTACTAAAAACACAGGTCCGTGCGAAGCCGTAAGGCGATGTATACGGACTGACGCCTGCCCGGTGCTGGAACGTTAAGGGGACCGGTTAGTCACATTTCGGTGTGGCGAAGCTGAGAACTTAAGCGCCAGTAAACGGCGGTGGTAACTATAACCATCCTAAGGTAGCGAAATTCCTTGTCGGGTAAGTTCCGACCTGCACGAATGGCGTAACGACTTCTCGACTGTCTCAACCATAGGCCCGGTGAAATTGCACTACGAGTAAAGATGCTCGTTTCGCGCAGCAGGACGGAAAGACCCCGGGACCTTTACTATAGTTTGATATTGGTGTTCGGTTCGGCTTGTGTAGGATAGCTGGGAGACTGTGAAGCCTGGACGCCAGTTCGGGTGGAGTCGTCGTTGAAATACCAGTCTGGTCGTGCTGGATGTCTAACCTGGGTCCGTGATCCGGATCAGGGACAGTGTCTGATGGGTAGTTTAACTGGGGCGGTTGCCTCCTAAAGAGTAACGGAGGCGCCCAAAGGTTCCCTCAGCCTGGTTGGCAATCAGGTGTTGAGTGTAAGTGCACAAGGGAGCTTGACTGTGAGACCGACGGGTCGAGCAGGGACGAAAGTCGGGACTAGTGATCCGGCGGTGGCTTGTGGAAGCGCCGTCGCTCAACGGATAAAAGGTACCCCGGGGATAACAGGCTGATCTTCCCCAAGAGTCCATATCGACGGGATGGTTTGGCACCTCGATGTCGGCTCGTCGCATCCTGGGGCTGGAGTCGGTCCCAAGGGTTGGGCTGTTCGCCCATTAAAGCGGTACGCGAGCTGGGTTTAGAACGTCGTGAGACAGTTCGGTCCCTATCCGCTGCGCGCGCAGGAACATTGAGAAGGGCTGTCCCTAGTACGAGAGGACCGGGACGGACGAACCTCTGGTGTGCCAGTTGTCCTGCCAAGGGCATGGCTGGTTGGCTACGTTCGGGAGGGATAACCGCTGAAAGCATCTAAGCGGGAAGCCTGCTTCGAGATGAGTGTTCCCACCCACTAGATGGGGTAAGGCTCCCAGTAGACGACTGGGTTGATAGGCCAGATCTGGAAGCCCGGTAACGGGTGGAGGTGACTGGTACTAATAGGCCGAGGGCTTGTCCTCAGTTGCTCGCGTCCACTGTGTTGGTTCTGAAACCACGAACAACCCCGCCCGGGGCCACTGGGTGGTGCGGTTGATATGTGTTTCACCGTGTTTCGGTGGTCATAGCGTGAGGGAAACGCCCGGTTACATTCCGAACCCGGAAGCTAAGCCTCACAGCGCCGATGGTACTGCAGGGGGGACCCTGTGGGAGAGTAGGACACCGCCGAACTTCTTTTATAGCTCCGGCTCTTGGGCACACCGCCCGAGAGCCGGAGCTTTTTTGCGTTGAGGTAAGGTCAGGGGGCATCGTTGGCTCATTTCCCACAGGAGGCTCCCGGGTGGAGGTCCAGGAGACCCGCGTCCAGACAGACCGGGTCCTCACCATCCCGAACATCCTCAGCATGGCGCGCCTCGTCGGCGTACCCGTCTTTCTCTGGCTGATCCTTCGGCCCGAGTTCGGTGGCCCGAAGAGCGACGGCTGGGCACTCCTGGTGCTCATGCTGAGCGGGATCAGTGACTATCTGGACGGCAAGCTCGCGAGGCGCTGGAACCAGATCAGCAGTCTTGGCCGGCTCCTTGATCCCGCAGCTGACCGGCTCTACATTCTCTCGACTTTGGTCGGTCTCACGTGGCGCGAGATCCTGCCAATCTGGTTGACCGCTGCACTGTTGGCGCGAGAGCTGGTCCTTCTGGTGATGGTGGGCATCCTCAGACGCCATGGGTATCCGCCGCCGCAGGTGAACTTCCTGGGGAAGGCCGCTACGTTCAACTTGATGTACGCCTTCCCGCTGCTTCTGCTCAGTGACGGAAGTGGATGGATCTCGTCACTCGCTGCTATTTTCGGATGGGCGTTCGCTGGATGGGGTACAACCCTGTACTGGTGGGCAGGAGTCCTCTACGTGGTACAAGTCCGTCGGCTGGTCCGTGCGGACACCATGGCCGATTGAGCTCGCCGATTGGGCGACAGTAGTGGCTCGATGGCCCGCTTTGAAAAAGTGCGGGACAATCTGGACGGGTGAAGTCGGCTAGACCGTCTCTTCAAGGAGGACGCTTCCGACATGAAGGCCGTCGTGATGGCCGGAGGCGAAGGCACGCGCCTTCGCCCAATGACCTCAAGCATGCCCAAGCCGCTCCTGCCAGTGGCGAATCGGCCGATCATGGAGCATGTGCTGCGGCTGCTCAAAAGGCATGGGCTCAACGAGACAGTCGTTACTGTTCAGTTCCTGGCCTCGCTCGTCAAGAACTACTTCGGTGACGGTGAAGAGCTCGGGATGGAGCTCACCTATGCCAATGAGGAGAAGCCACTCGGTACCGCCGGAAGCGTCAAGAACGCCGAAGAGGCGTTGAAGGACGACACCTTCCTCGTCATCTCCGGTGATGCGCTGACCGACTTCGACCTCACCGAGCTCATCAATTTCCACAAGGAAAAGGGTGCGCTCGTCACTGTCTGTCTGACGAGGGTGCCGAATCCCCTGGAGTTCGGTATCACCATCGTGGACGAGGAAGGCAAGGTCGAACGCTTCCTTGAGAAGCCGACCTGGGGTCAGGTTTTCTCCGACACCGTGAACACCGGCATCTACGTCATGGAGCCCGAGGTCTTCGACTACGTCGAGGCCGATGTTTCCGTCGACTGGTCCGGTGATGTCTTCCCGCAGCTGATGAAGGAAGGGCGGCTGGTCTACGGCTATATCGCCGAGGGGTATTGGGAAGACGTCGGTACGCACGAAAGCTATGTGAAGGCGCAAGCTGACGTCCTTGAGGGCAAGGTCGATGTCGAGCTCGACGGCTTCGAGATCTCGCCCGGCGTGTGGGTCGCGGAGGGCGCCGAAGTGAGTCCCGATGCCGTGCTCCGCGGACCGCTCTACATCGGGGACTACGCCAAGGTCGAGGCCGGCGTGGAAATCCGCGAGCACACCGTTGTCGGCTCGAACGTCGTCGTCAAGAGCGGAGCCTTTCTGCACAGGGCCGTGTTGCACGACAACGTGTACATCGGCCAGCACAGCAATCTGCGTGGCTGCGTGGTCGGGAAGAACACCGACATCATGCGTGCGGCGCGGATCGAGGACGGAGCGGTCATCGGCGACGAGTGTCTCGTCGGTGAGGAATCGATCATTCAGGGGAACGTACGCGTTTACCCGTTCAAGACGATCGAGGCCGGCGCCTTCGTCAACACCTCGGTGATCTGGGAATCGCGGGGGCAGGCACATCTCTTCGGTGCCCGTGGCGTGTCCGGAATCCTGAACGTCGAGATCACGCCCGAGCTGGTGGTGCGATTGGCGGGTGCCTACGCGACGACCTTGAAGAAGGGGTCCACGGTCACCACCGCCCGCGACCACTCCCGCGGTGCCCGCGCGCTGAAGCGGGCGGTCATCTCCGCGTTGCAGACCAGCGCCATCGACGTACGCGACCTGGAGAACGTACCGCTGCCGGTGGCGAGGCAGCAGACCGCGCGGGGGAGTGCCGGGGGGATCATGATCCGGACGACGCCCGGTGTGCCTGACTCCGTCGACATCATGTTCTTCGACGGGCAGGGGGCCGATCTCTCGCAGGCGAGTCAGCGGAAGCTGGACCGGGTGTTCGCGCGGCAGGAGTACCGGCGGGCGTTCCCGGGGGAGATCGGGGATCTGCATTTCCCTGCCAGTGTGTTCGATTCGTACACAGGTTCGTTGCTGCGGAACGTCGATACGACGGGGATCGCCGAGTCCGGTCTCAAGGTTGTCGTGGATGCGTCCAACGGCAGCGCGGGGCTCGTGCTGCCCAGTCTGCTCGGCAAGCTCGGGGTCGATTCGCTGACCATCAATCCCGGTCTCGACGAGTCCAGGCCGACGGAATCCGCGGATACCCGGCGGTCCGGGATGGTACGGCTCGGAGAGATAGTGGCGTCGGCAGGTGCGGCCTTCGGTGTGCGTTTCGATCCGGTGGGCGAGCGACTTTCACTCGTCGACGAGAAGGGGCGGATCATCGAGGATGACCGGGCGTTGCTCGTCATGCTCGATCTGGTGGCCGCGGAACGACGCAGTGGGCGAGTGGCGCTGCCGGTGACCACTACTCGAATTGCCGAGCAGGTCGCCGCGTATCACGGCACCCAGGTGGAATGGACCACTACCTCGCCCGACGATCTGACCCGGGTCGGGCGCGATGAGTCGACCATCTTCGGCGGGGACGGCCGTGGCGGTTTCATCGTCCCCGAGTTCAGCAGTGTGTTCGACGGTTCGGCGGCCTTCGTACGGCTAATCGGGCTGGTCGCGCGGACCCAGCTCACACTCAGTCAGATCGACGCGAGGATTCCGCGGGCGCATGTTCTGAAGCGGGATCTGGCGACTCCCTGGGCCGTCAAGGGACTTGTCATGCGGCGGGTGGTGGAGGAGGCCGGAGAGCGGTTCGTCGATACGACCGACGGGGTGCGTGTGGTCGAGACCGACGGGCGCTGGGTGATGGTTCTGCCCGACCCGGCTGAGGCTGTCACGCATCTGTGGGCCGAGGGCCCGGACGATGCTTCCGCTCAGGCGCTGCTCGACGAGTGGTCGGCCGTTGTGGACGGCGCCGGTCGCTGAATCGACGGACACGCGCGCGTGCCGGACGGGAAGTTCCCCGAAGGGGCCTGTCCGGCACGCCGGTGGGGCCGTTCGGAGGCAGTGGTCGCGACGTGGGACGATGTGCGGCATGCCGCAGCAGCCCCCCGTTCGGAGCATCCCCACGAGCCGAACCCGCCCGGACGCGTCCATGTCGCTGCTCACCAACGTCATGGACCACAGCCTCGACGAGGGCTATGCCGAGGCTGCCGCGCGTCGGAAGGCCGCGGGTGACGGCGGGCTGCCGAAGCCGCTGAGAGCGAAGCTGGGGCTTGCTGCCGGGCTGGTGCTCGCCGCCCTCGTCGTGACTGTGGGTGCTGCTCAGGCGCGGATAGCGGCGCCCGTGATCGCCAAGGAGCGCGAAGAGCTGATCGACCGCATCGACCGCGAGACCGAGTCGGCCGACAGGCTGGAGAAGACGGTCGACCAACTGCGCGACGACGTGAGCGCGCGGCAGCGCGCGGCGCTGAAGTCGGAGGGCGGCGGTGAACAGGCCGACCTGGTGGGCATCCTGTCGGGGGCGATCGAGGTGCACGGGCCGGGTGTCAAGCTCGTCGTGGACGACGCGAAGGAAGCCGACAGCGGTGCCGGCGGGGACGCGCGGGAGACCTCCGGGTTCTCCGACACCGGGCGGGTGCGCGACCGGGACATGCAGCGGGTCGTGAACGGGCTGTGGCAGTCGGGGGCCGAAGCCATCGCGATCAACGGGCAGCGGCTGACGGCACTGTCGGCGATCCGGGCCGCGGGAGACGCGATACTGGTCGACAACAAGCCGCTGGTGCCGCCGTACACGGTGCTCGCGGTGGGGGACGGCAAGCGGCTGAGCAGCAGGTTCCAGGACAGCGCCGACGGACTGTATCTGCACGCGCTGCAGGAGAACTTCGACATCCGGACCGGCATCTCAGTGGAGAGCGACCTCCGGCTGCCCGCCGCACCGAGTGTGATCGTACGTACAGCACAGCCGAGAACAGAGAAGGGCACATAGTGATCGCGGTACTGGGCCTCGTCGTGGGCGTCGTGGCGGGATTGTTGGTCCGGCCCGAGGTGCCGGCGGTCGTCGAGCCTTACCTTCCCATCGCCGTCGTCGCGGCCCTGGACGCCGTGTTCGGCGGTCTGCGGGCCATGCTCGACGGGATCTTCGTCGACAAGGTCTTCGTGGTGTCGTTCCTGTCGAACGTCGTCGTGGCCGCGCTGATCGTCTTCCTGGGCGACAAGCTGGGCGTGGGCGCCCAGTTGTCCACCGGTGTCGTCGTGGTTCTCGGTATCCGTATCTTCTCCAATGCCGCGGCGATCCGCCGGCACGTGTTCCGGGCCTGACGCCGATGAGTGACAACGACAAGAACGACGCGAGCGACAAGCACCCCGAGACGGTCGAGAACCGACTGCGCGAGGAACTGCCCGAGGAGGTCTCCGGCCCGCCCGCGGAGCCTTCGGAGGAGCAGGGCCTGGAATCGGGGGCCGACGAGGAGACCGAGCCGTCCCTGACCGGCCGTCAGCGGCTGGCGAAGGGGCTGTGGCCGCCGAGGGTGACCCGGGCCCAACTCATCGTCGCCCTGCTGCTGTTCGGGCTCGGATTCGGGCTGGCGGTGCAGGTCGCGTCCACCAGTGACAACGACGGTGCGCTGCGCGGTGCGCGGCAGGAGGACCTCGTACGCATCCTGGATGAACTTGATGACCGTACGCAGCGTCTTGAGGACGAGAAGCAGGGTCTCGAAGATCAGCGGACCGAGCTGGAGAACAGCTCGGACCAGGCTGAGGAGGCCCGCAAGCAGACGGTCGAGAAGGAGCGGCAACTGGGCATCCTGGCGGGCACGGTGGCCGCGCAGGGGCCCGGGATCACGCTGACCATCGAGGACACGAAGGGAACGGTCGAAGCCGACATGCTGCTCGACGCGATCCAGGAGTTGCGTGCGGCGGGTGCCGAGGCGATCCAGGTCAACGGTGTACGGGTTGTCGCGGGGACCTTTCTGGCGGACGAGGACGGTGGGGGAGTGAGCGTCGACGGGAACAAGATCGACACTCCCTATCGTTTCAAGGTCATCGGCAAGCCGGAGGACCTCGAACCGGCGCTCAACATCCCCGGAGGTGTGGTGCAGACCCTGGAGAAGGAGCAGGCCACCGTTACCGTGGAGCGGGCGGACAAGATCGTCGTGGACGCCTTGCGAGCGGCGAAGCAGCCTGACTACGCTCGGTCGTCCTCAGAGTGAACCGGGGGTGCATGGGGGCTGTCCGGGGAGGGCATGAGGTTGCGGGGGGTCGGCGCACCGAATGGGTGGTGCGTGGTGGAAACTGTCAGGTGGCGGCGGACGTTGTGAGGATGTCCGGGTCGACCGGTAGGTGCAGTCAGGGTTCGTCCTGCCCCACGGGCGGGTCTGTTTCGGTCAAGGGGAATCGCCCGTGAAGTTGTTTGCGAAGTTGTTCGGCAAGAGCGCGCGAGAGGGCAGCAGCGACAATGCGACCGCCCGTCATCGCGCACAGCCCGACGCGGACGGTCCGCGTCCGCTGTTCCGGGATCAGGTCGGTGGTCCGGGCGGTGACGTTCCGGGAGGTCAGGGCGCGCCGTCTGTTGACCCTGCCCAGTCCGGGCGCATAGGTTTCGGGGAACCGTCAACCTCAAGTTCGGGTGGAGAGTTTTCCTCCGATCCGTATGCGTCCAATGCCCCGGCGGGGCAGCCGCGGCAGGAGGATCCGTCGATGTCGGCCCTGGTGTGTACGAGGTGCGGTAACCGCAACGCGGAGAACAGCCGCTTCTGCTCCAACTGTGGTGCGCCGCTGCGGGCCGGGGTCACCCCCGAGCGTCCGTCGGAGACGACGTCCACGATCTCCATCTCCGGTATCGAGGCGTACGACGCCGAGGTCACCGGTCAGACGCAGATGCCGATGCTCTCGCCCGAGGCGCAGGCCGCGGTGGACGCGTTGCCGCTGGGGTCGGCGCTTCTGGTGGTGCGCCGTGGCCCGAACTCGGGCAGCCGCTTCCTGTTGGACAGTGAGCTGACCACGGCCGGGCGTCATCCGCAGAGCGACATCTTCCTGGACGACGTGACCGTGTCGCGGCGGCACGTGGAGTTCCGCCGGGGCCAGGACGGCATGTTCACCGTCGCCGACGTGGGCAGCCTCAACGGCACGTACGTCAACCGCGAGCGGATCGACCAGGTCGCCCTGTCGAACGGTGACGAGGTGCAGATCGGCAAGTACCGGCTGGTGTTCTACGCGAGCCAGCGGGGCTACTGACCCTCCTCCGGACCGAGTCCGGGGAGACCCCAGGGAAGGTCCATGCTTCAAACACCGAGCGGCGGTGCCGGGCACGGCATCGCCGCCGCGGACAGTGGGCTGATGAGCATCGGCACAGTGCTGAACGCGCTGCGCGACGAGTTCCCCGAAGTCACCATCTCCAAGATCCGTTTCCTGGAGTCGGAGGGGCTCATCGAGCCGCAGCGGACTCCGTCGGGGTACCGCAAGTTCAGCCCGGAGGACGTCGAGCGCCTCGGTCATGTCCTGAGGATGCAGCGGGACCACTATCTGCCGCTCAAGGTGATCAGGGAGTACCTGGACGCCATGGAGCGCGGCGAGGCCGTCCCGCTTCCCACGGTCGGCCGCCAGCGGGACGGCGAGCCGGTTCTGGAGCCCGAGGGGCCCACCGCTGTCCGTATCGGCCGCGCCGAGCTGCTCGCCGCCGCCGGGATCGGCGACGAGGAACTCGAGGAGTGGCAGTCGTACGGGCTGGTGGCTCCGCTGTCCGACGGTGCGTACGACGCAGAGACGGTCACCGTCGCCGCGCTCGTCGCCGAGCTGGGGCGGTTCGGGATCGAGCCGCGGCACCTACGGGTGATGAAGGCCGCCGCCGAGCGCGAGGCCGGCCTGGTCGACCAGGTGGTGGCCCCCCTCAAGCGTCACCGCAATCCCCAGACCAGGGCCCTCGCGGAGGCCCGCAGCAAGGAACTGTCGGGGCTCACGGTGAAGCTGCACGCAGCCCTGGTGCGGATCGCGCTGGGAGTGCGGCAGCCCTGAGCGCGGAGGGCTGCCGGAGGGCGGATCGGTCACCCGTTCCGTGCCCGACTACCCAAACATCCCGGGCACGGCCTAGGGTTGCTGTGTGAACGAGCTCGATGTCGTAGGTGTCCGGGTCGAAATGCCCTCCAACCAACCGATCGTGCTCCTGCGTGAAGTGGGAGGCGACCGCTACCTTCCCATCTGGATCGGGCCGGGTGAGGCGACGGCGATCGCCTTCGCCCAGCAGGGCATGGCCCCCGCACGACCGCTGACCCACGACCTGTTCAAGGACGTGCTGGAGGCCGTCGGCCAGGAGCTCACCGAAGTGCGCATCACGGACCTGCGCGAGGGTGTCTTCTATGCGGAGCTGGTGTTCGCCAGTGGCGTCGAGGTGAGCGCCCGCCCGTCCGACGCCATAGCGCTGGCGCTGCGTACCGGTACGCCGATCTACGGCAGCGACGGAGTGCTCGACGACGCCGGGATCGCGATCCCGGACGAACAGGAGGACGAGGTGGAGAAGTTCCGCGAGTTCCTCGACCAGATCTCTCCCGAGGACTTCGGGACCAACAGCCAGTGAGCTGCGACAGCGACGGCTGACTGGGCTCGCCGCCCCACGGACCCACTGGTCGGTGGGGCGCGTCCTTTGACCCGTGACGTCACGGATGATGGCAATTGCCAGCGGCGTGTGAGAGCGTCCTGCGGCCCACGCGGAGCACATTCGGCTAGCCTTTCCCCGCGGTGGGGTACGGGAAACCACTCCTAGGGTGATTATCACTCGGCGTGCCGAGTGTGGCGATCGTTGACGCACCCCTGGTGACTGCCTACCGTCGAGAAGGCAGTTCAAGGACGGAGGTCGGCGTGAGAAGCAGCGGCGACGGTACGGCTGGGGGTGCCCCCGGACGCGGTCTGGGGGAGAGCGGCCCGTACCCGCTTCACGGCA
The DNA window shown above is from Streptomyces sp. NBC_01451 and carries:
- a CDS encoding CDP-alcohol phosphatidyltransferase family protein produces the protein MEVQETRVQTDRVLTIPNILSMARLVGVPVFLWLILRPEFGGPKSDGWALLVLMLSGISDYLDGKLARRWNQISSLGRLLDPAADRLYILSTLVGLTWREILPIWLTAALLARELVLLVMVGILRRHGYPPPQVNFLGKAATFNLMYAFPLLLLSDGSGWISSLAAIFGWAFAGWGTTLYWWAGVLYVVQVRRLVRADTMAD
- a CDS encoding mannose-1-phosphate guanyltransferase, whose product is MKAVVMAGGEGTRLRPMTSSMPKPLLPVANRPIMEHVLRLLKRHGLNETVVTVQFLASLVKNYFGDGEELGMELTYANEEKPLGTAGSVKNAEEALKDDTFLVISGDALTDFDLTELINFHKEKGALVTVCLTRVPNPLEFGITIVDEEGKVERFLEKPTWGQVFSDTVNTGIYVMEPEVFDYVEADVSVDWSGDVFPQLMKEGRLVYGYIAEGYWEDVGTHESYVKAQADVLEGKVDVELDGFEISPGVWVAEGAEVSPDAVLRGPLYIGDYAKVEAGVEIREHTVVGSNVVVKSGAFLHRAVLHDNVYIGQHSNLRGCVVGKNTDIMRAARIEDGAVIGDECLVGEESIIQGNVRVYPFKTIEAGAFVNTSVIWESRGQAHLFGARGVSGILNVEITPELVVRLAGAYATTLKKGSTVTTARDHSRGARALKRAVISALQTSAIDVRDLENVPLPVARQQTARGSAGGIMIRTTPGVPDSVDIMFFDGQGADLSQASQRKLDRVFARQEYRRAFPGEIGDLHFPASVFDSYTGSLLRNVDTTGIAESGLKVVVDASNGSAGLVLPSLLGKLGVDSLTINPGLDESRPTESADTRRSGMVRLGEIVASAGAAFGVRFDPVGERLSLVDEKGRIIEDDRALLVMLDLVAAERRSGRVALPVTTTRIAEQVAAYHGTQVEWTTTSPDDLTRVGRDESTIFGGDGRGGFIVPEFSSVFDGSAAFVRLIGLVARTQLTLSQIDARIPRAHVLKRDLATPWAVKGLVMRRVVEEAGERFVDTTDGVRVVETDGRWVMVLPDPAEAVTHLWAEGPDDASAQALLDEWSAVVDGAGR
- a CDS encoding DUF881 domain-containing protein is translated as MSLLTNVMDHSLDEGYAEAAARRKAAGDGGLPKPLRAKLGLAAGLVLAALVVTVGAAQARIAAPVIAKEREELIDRIDRETESADRLEKTVDQLRDDVSARQRAALKSEGGGEQADLVGILSGAIEVHGPGVKLVVDDAKEADSGAGGDARETSGFSDTGRVRDRDMQRVVNGLWQSGAEAIAINGQRLTALSAIRAAGDAILVDNKPLVPPYTVLAVGDGKRLSSRFQDSADGLYLHALQENFDIRTGISVESDLRLPAAPSVIVRTAQPRTEKGT
- a CDS encoding small basic family protein, with the translated sequence MIAVLGLVVGVVAGLLVRPEVPAVVEPYLPIAVVAALDAVFGGLRAMLDGIFVDKVFVVSFLSNVVVAALIVFLGDKLGVGAQLSTGVVVVLGIRIFSNAAAIRRHVFRA
- a CDS encoding DUF881 domain-containing protein; translation: MSDNDKNDASDKHPETVENRLREELPEEVSGPPAEPSEEQGLESGADEETEPSLTGRQRLAKGLWPPRVTRAQLIVALLLFGLGFGLAVQVASTSDNDGALRGARQEDLVRILDELDDRTQRLEDEKQGLEDQRTELENSSDQAEEARKQTVEKERQLGILAGTVAAQGPGITLTIEDTKGTVEADMLLDAIQELRAAGAEAIQVNGVRVVAGTFLADEDGGGVSVDGNKIDTPYRFKVIGKPEDLEPALNIPGGVVQTLEKEQATVTVERADKIVVDALRAAKQPDYARSSSE
- a CDS encoding FHA domain-containing protein, translated to MQSGFVLPHGRVCFGQGESPVKLFAKLFGKSAREGSSDNATARHRAQPDADGPRPLFRDQVGGPGGDVPGGQGAPSVDPAQSGRIGFGEPSTSSSGGEFSSDPYASNAPAGQPRQEDPSMSALVCTRCGNRNAENSRFCSNCGAPLRAGVTPERPSETTSTISISGIEAYDAEVTGQTQMPMLSPEAQAAVDALPLGSALLVVRRGPNSGSRFLLDSELTTAGRHPQSDIFLDDVTVSRRHVEFRRGQDGMFTVADVGSLNGTYVNRERIDQVALSNGDEVQIGKYRLVFYASQRGY
- the ftsR gene encoding transcriptional regulator FtsR, with the translated sequence MLQTPSGGAGHGIAAADSGLMSIGTVLNALRDEFPEVTISKIRFLESEGLIEPQRTPSGYRKFSPEDVERLGHVLRMQRDHYLPLKVIREYLDAMERGEAVPLPTVGRQRDGEPVLEPEGPTAVRIGRAELLAAAGIGDEELEEWQSYGLVAPLSDGAYDAETVTVAALVAELGRFGIEPRHLRVMKAAAEREAGLVDQVVAPLKRHRNPQTRALAEARSKELSGLTVKLHAALVRIALGVRQP
- a CDS encoding bifunctional nuclease family protein, coding for MNELDVVGVRVEMPSNQPIVLLREVGGDRYLPIWIGPGEATAIAFAQQGMAPARPLTHDLFKDVLEAVGQELTEVRITDLREGVFYAELVFASGVEVSARPSDAIALALRTGTPIYGSDGVLDDAGIAIPDEQEDEVEKFREFLDQISPEDFGTNSQ